The following proteins are encoded in a genomic region of Micrococcaceae bacterium Sec5.8:
- a CDS encoding flagellar hook capping FlgD N-terminal domain-containing protein — protein sequence MTIQPIAWQPVTAAGETTQAAAVRTPVQAMDSEVFMSLLVAQLKNQNPSAPMDTNQMMSQTIQLSMMEKMQELTTNSKEGFSLQMRQAAAQLIGHSVDYTLADGTTGTGNASSVSYAGAVPAVKVGDLSIPLDSITGLTAPATS from the coding sequence ATGACGATTCAGCCCATCGCCTGGCAGCCGGTCACGGCCGCGGGGGAGACCACCCAGGCCGCTGCCGTGCGGACACCCGTGCAGGCCATGGATTCGGAGGTGTTCATGTCCCTCCTGGTGGCCCAGCTCAAGAACCAGAACCCCAGCGCCCCCATGGACACCAACCAGATGATGAGCCAGACCATCCAGCTCTCCATGATGGAGAAAATGCAGGAGCTGACCACCAACAGCAAGGAAGGGTTCTCCCTGCAGATGCGCCAGGCCGCAGCGCAGCTGATCGGCCACTCCGTGGACTACACCCTCGCCGACGGCACCACCGGCACAGGCAACGCCAGCTCCGTGTCCTATGCCGGCGCCGTTCCGGCTGTCAAGGTGGGCGACCTGTCCATTCCTCTCGACTCCATCACCGGGCTCACCGCTCCGGCCACCTCCTGA
- a CDS encoding flagellar hook protein FlgE, with protein sequence MLRSLYSGISGLRAHQTMLDVTGNNIANVNTAGFKASSTQFQDTLSQMTQGASGPQAETGGSNPAQIGLGVRVAGVSTNFAQGSSQSTGRATDMMISGDGFFVTSKGGQQLFTRAGAFSADAAGQLVSPDGGILQGWTAVNGAVNTGGPVGDLALNANNLVPAKATDAVTVDGNLPSEGATLERVVKVYDATGAERNLSLTFTGSGNNWRVSGSDDNGSTGTAALTFTDGKLTAGGPLVVGGISVNLPEISSFARVASVAVSGQNGAAAGKLESFTLGNDGSLIGSFSNGLKQVLAKIALAKFTNPGGLEKAGGSSYVATANSGGVQLGGAGDAGLGSLSGGSLEMSNVDLSQEFTNLIVAQRGFQANARIITTSDEVLQELGNLKR encoded by the coding sequence ATGCTCCGCTCGCTGTATTCCGGAATCTCCGGCCTTCGCGCCCACCAGACCATGCTGGATGTCACCGGCAACAACATCGCCAACGTCAACACCGCAGGCTTCAAGGCGTCGTCCACCCAGTTCCAGGACACACTGTCGCAGATGACGCAGGGCGCCTCCGGCCCCCAGGCCGAAACCGGCGGCAGCAACCCCGCACAGATTGGCCTTGGCGTCCGGGTTGCCGGCGTCAGCACCAACTTCGCCCAGGGTTCCTCGCAGAGCACCGGCCGCGCCACCGACATGATGATCTCCGGCGACGGGTTCTTCGTCACCAGCAAGGGCGGGCAGCAGCTCTTCACCCGTGCCGGCGCCTTCAGCGCCGACGCCGCCGGCCAGCTCGTCAGCCCGGACGGCGGGATCCTGCAGGGGTGGACCGCCGTCAACGGTGCCGTCAACACCGGCGGACCGGTCGGCGACCTCGCGCTCAACGCGAACAACCTCGTGCCGGCGAAGGCCACGGACGCGGTCACGGTGGACGGAAACCTGCCCAGCGAGGGCGCCACCCTGGAACGCGTCGTCAAGGTCTATGACGCCACCGGGGCCGAGCGTAACCTCAGCCTGACCTTCACCGGTTCGGGTAACAACTGGCGAGTGTCCGGATCGGATGACAACGGCAGCACCGGAACGGCCGCCCTGACCTTCACCGACGGAAAATTGACCGCCGGCGGCCCGCTGGTGGTCGGCGGCATCTCCGTCAACCTTCCCGAGATCTCCTCCTTCGCCCGCGTGGCATCCGTCGCGGTCAGCGGCCAGAACGGTGCCGCTGCCGGCAAACTGGAGTCCTTCACCCTCGGCAACGACGGCTCCCTGATCGGCTCCTTCAGCAACGGCCTCAAGCAGGTCCTCGCCAAGATTGCCCTGGCCAAGTTCACCAACCCGGGCGGCCTGGAGAAGGCCGGCGGCTCGTCGTACGTGGCCACCGCCAATTCCGGCGGCGTGCAGCTCGGCGGCGCAGGCGACGCGGGCCTCGGCAGCCTGTCCGGCGGGTCCCTGGAAATGTCCAACGTGGACCTGTCCCAGGAATTCACCAACCTGATCGTCGCCCAGCGCGGCTTCCAGGCCAACGCCCGCATCATCACCACCTCGGATGAGGTCCTGCAGGAGTTGGGCAACCTCAAGCGCTAG
- a CDS encoding class II glutamine amidotransferase has protein sequence MCRLFGLHAGARPVRATFWLLDAPDSLSVQSRREPDGAGIGTFDADGAAHVAKQPLAAWEDHAFAREARDLKSTTFLAHVRYASTGAHTMVNTHPFEQDGRLFAHNGAFGGLGRLDHHLAGLGATGLVHGQTDSERLFALITAESRRADGDAGEGLARAIAWIAREVPVLSLNLIVTTATELWAVRYPATHELYILERGRADAAGPAPLDARSHRIHARSDDLAGSSHVLIATERMDQDPRWRALEAGELVHVGPDLAVTASFPFPEAPAHPLTLSDLGPSAAASQKA, from the coding sequence ATGTGCCGACTCTTTGGCCTGCACGCCGGCGCCCGCCCGGTCCGGGCGACGTTTTGGCTCCTTGATGCCCCCGACAGCCTTTCGGTCCAGAGCCGGAGGGAGCCCGACGGGGCCGGCATCGGTACCTTCGACGCGGACGGCGCAGCCCACGTGGCGAAGCAACCCCTGGCCGCCTGGGAGGACCATGCCTTCGCCCGCGAGGCCCGGGATCTCAAGAGCACAACGTTCCTGGCCCACGTCCGTTACGCCAGCACGGGAGCGCACACGATGGTGAACACCCACCCCTTCGAACAGGACGGACGGCTGTTTGCGCACAACGGCGCTTTCGGTGGTCTCGGGCGACTCGATCACCATCTGGCCGGGCTCGGTGCCACCGGCCTCGTCCACGGCCAGACGGACAGCGAGCGGCTGTTTGCGTTGATCACCGCAGAGAGCCGGAGGGCGGACGGTGATGCTGGGGAAGGCCTCGCCCGGGCCATCGCGTGGATTGCCCGGGAAGTGCCCGTGCTCAGCCTGAACCTCATCGTCACGACAGCGACGGAGCTGTGGGCCGTGAGGTACCCGGCGACCCATGAGTTGTACATTTTGGAGAGGGGCCGCGCCGATGCAGCCGGCCCGGCCCCTCTGGACGCCCGGAGCCACCGTATCCACGCCCGCAGCGACGACCTCGCCGGCTCCTCACACGTCCTCATCGCCACCGAACGGATGGACCAGGACCCGCGGTGGCGGGCTTTGGAGGCCGGCGAACTGGTGCACGTGGGCCCGGATCTGGCAGTGACGGCCAGCTTCCCCTTCCCGGAGGCCCCGGCCCATCCGCTCACCCTGTCCGATCTTGGGCCCTCCGCCGCGGCCTCCCAAAAGGCCTAG
- a CDS encoding glutamate decarboxylase, with amino-acid sequence MSRSHRTSAHDPDSAVELNPLFSRPGESTMYPRFTMPHGESLPSTAYQVVHDEAMLDGNSRLNLATFVGTWMEPEASKLYAETFDKNMIDKDEYPQTALMETRCWRMLADLWNAPDPAKTIGTSTTGSSEACMLGGLALKRRWQHARRAAGLAADKPNLVLSSAVQVCWEKFCNYWDVEPRFVPVSKEHRMLDGHDLDQYVDENTIGVVAIMGVTYTGVYEPVEKISAALDDIQARRGLDVPIHVDGASGAMIAPFLQPETVWDFRLPRVASINTSGHKYGLVYPGLGWVVWRDEQSLPDDLIFHVSYLGGDMPTFALNFSRPGAQVLLQYYLLLRLGFAGYESVQATSRDVALYLSAEIGAMDAFTLWSDGSDIPVFAWQLTDGHTGNWNLHHLSERLRMNGWLVPAYPLPDGLGEVTVQRIVVRNGFTRDLASSFLSDLTKEVAYLDGLTAPMPPGGQTQAFHH; translated from the coding sequence ATGAGCAGGTCACACCGGACGTCGGCTCATGACCCGGACTCCGCCGTCGAGCTGAACCCCTTGTTCAGCCGGCCGGGGGAATCCACCATGTATCCACGCTTCACGATGCCGCACGGGGAGTCCCTGCCCTCGACGGCGTATCAGGTGGTTCACGATGAGGCCATGCTGGACGGGAACTCGCGGCTGAACCTGGCGACGTTCGTGGGAACGTGGATGGAACCGGAAGCCTCGAAGCTTTACGCCGAAACGTTCGACAAGAACATGATCGACAAGGACGAATACCCGCAAACGGCTTTGATGGAGACCCGGTGCTGGCGAATGCTCGCAGATCTGTGGAACGCACCCGACCCGGCGAAGACCATCGGCACCTCCACCACGGGTTCCTCGGAAGCATGCATGCTCGGCGGGCTGGCACTGAAGCGCCGATGGCAGCACGCCAGACGCGCTGCTGGCCTGGCGGCGGATAAGCCCAACCTCGTTCTCAGCTCGGCCGTGCAGGTGTGCTGGGAGAAATTCTGCAACTACTGGGATGTTGAGCCCCGGTTTGTTCCGGTGTCCAAGGAACACCGGATGCTCGATGGCCATGACCTGGACCAGTACGTGGACGAGAACACGATCGGCGTTGTGGCCATCATGGGCGTGACGTACACCGGCGTCTACGAACCGGTCGAGAAGATATCGGCGGCTTTGGATGACATCCAGGCACGCCGCGGCCTGGATGTCCCGATCCACGTCGACGGGGCCTCCGGAGCCATGATCGCCCCGTTCCTGCAGCCGGAAACTGTCTGGGACTTCCGCCTCCCCCGGGTCGCCTCGATCAACACGTCCGGCCACAAATACGGTCTGGTGTATCCCGGTCTCGGCTGGGTTGTCTGGCGGGACGAACAGTCGCTTCCGGATGACCTGATCTTCCATGTCAGCTACCTCGGCGGGGACATGCCCACGTTCGCGCTGAACTTTTCACGGCCGGGCGCGCAGGTGTTGTTGCAGTACTACCTTTTGCTCCGGCTCGGCTTTGCCGGCTATGAGTCGGTGCAGGCCACCTCCCGGGACGTGGCGCTGTATCTGTCCGCTGAGATTGGGGCGATGGACGCCTTCACGTTGTGGAGTGACGGATCTGATATCCCGGTCTTTGCCTGGCAGCTCACTGACGGCCACACCGGAAACTGGAATCTTCACCACCTCTCTGAGCGGCTCCGGATGAACGGGTGGCTCGTCCCTGCCTACCCCCTGCCGGACGGTCTGGGCGAGGTCACGGTACAAAGGATTGTGGTGCGCAACGGCTTCACCCGCGACCTCGCATCCAGCTTCCTGTCCGACCTCACAAAGGAAGTCGCGTACCTGGACGGGTTGACGGCGCCCATGCCACCCGGTGGGCAAACCCAGGCCTTCCACCACTAG
- a CDS encoding universal stress protein, whose product MTGSGSFRIVVGVDGSPQSRAALDWAVEEARLRNGEVMALTSWNFPYISDALGQAWDYELFQTDAQTILEAELARVRDQRVQITGRVVQGNAATALVDASRDAELVAVGSRGHGGFAGMMLGSVSTQTVHHAHCPVLVIRDRAPE is encoded by the coding sequence ATGACCGGCAGCGGGAGCTTCAGGATCGTGGTGGGGGTGGACGGTTCGCCGCAATCCCGGGCCGCCTTGGACTGGGCAGTGGAAGAAGCCAGGTTGCGCAACGGCGAGGTGATGGCCCTGACGTCCTGGAACTTCCCGTACATCAGCGATGCCCTGGGCCAGGCGTGGGACTACGAGCTCTTCCAGACCGACGCCCAGACCATCCTTGAGGCGGAACTGGCACGGGTCAGGGACCAGCGTGTGCAGATCACCGGGCGCGTAGTGCAGGGCAACGCCGCCACAGCACTCGTGGACGCCTCCCGGGACGCCGAGCTCGTCGCTGTCGGCTCGCGCGGCCACGGCGGATTCGCCGGCATGATGCTCGGTTCGGTGTCCACCCAGACGGTCCACCACGCACATTGTCCTGTCCTGGTGATCCGCGACCGGGCACCTGAGTGA
- a CDS encoding putative zinc-binding metallopeptidase: MKKQSCADCGSAVFFENSVCLSCGTNLGYLRDRRSIVAVDTDGKHRDAAGDLWYICANLPLSGCSWLAPQEGGQCFSCGLTRTRPNDRDAKGLSQFIVAERAKRQLIAELDALDLPITTRAEDPRNGLAFDLLSSVNENVVIGHADGVITIDLAESDDSYRERMRAQLDEPYRTMLGHFRHEVGHYFQEVLVFGNEGKTRTARDLFGDDTKDYRAEIDRHYAEGAPADWQERFISRYATMHPYEDFAESFAHYLHINDTIDTAREFGLIPKGSGTLPFRTLVETQWLPLSIALNQINRSMGREDLYPFVLSAPVLQKLEFVHGLRA; the protein is encoded by the coding sequence GTGAAAAAACAATCCTGCGCTGACTGTGGCTCGGCCGTCTTTTTCGAAAACTCAGTGTGCCTGAGCTGCGGAACCAACCTCGGGTACTTGCGGGACCGGCGGTCCATCGTCGCTGTGGACACGGACGGGAAGCACCGCGACGCCGCGGGCGATCTCTGGTACATCTGTGCAAATTTGCCGCTCTCAGGCTGCAGTTGGCTTGCCCCGCAGGAGGGCGGCCAATGCTTCAGCTGTGGTCTCACGCGGACCCGTCCCAACGACCGCGACGCCAAGGGCCTTTCGCAGTTCATCGTCGCTGAGCGGGCCAAACGCCAACTGATCGCCGAGCTGGACGCGCTGGACCTGCCCATCACCACCCGCGCGGAAGACCCCAGGAACGGCCTCGCCTTTGACCTGCTGTCCAGCGTCAACGAGAACGTGGTCATTGGCCACGCCGACGGCGTCATCACGATCGACCTCGCTGAAAGCGATGACTCCTACCGCGAACGGATGCGCGCCCAGCTCGATGAGCCGTACCGGACGATGCTAGGCCATTTCCGTCACGAAGTTGGCCACTATTTCCAGGAGGTGCTCGTTTTCGGCAATGAGGGGAAAACCCGGACCGCACGGGATCTTTTCGGCGATGACACCAAGGACTACCGGGCAGAAATAGATCGCCACTACGCCGAAGGGGCCCCGGCGGACTGGCAAGAGCGGTTCATCTCCCGGTATGCGACCATGCATCCCTACGAGGACTTCGCCGAGTCGTTCGCCCATTACCTGCACATCAACGACACCATCGACACCGCACGGGAATTTGGGCTGATACCGAAAGGTTCCGGGACCCTGCCGTTCCGCACCCTCGTGGAAACGCAATGGCTTCCGCTTTCCATCGCGCTGAATCAGATCAACCGGAGCATGGGGCGGGAAGATCTGTACCCGTTTGTCCTCTCCGCCCCGGTGCTTCAGAAGCTGGAGTTCGTTCATGGGCTCCGCGCCTGA
- a CDS encoding GGDEF domain-containing protein — translation MAPQWLRAIGSFVPHGSKLPERAWVFRHRMIVGFALVLSLAVTVFAVSQGTDPGPALLEGAAPALLSAAALKAPCGRRLRASLTAVALMITAVMVVHTSGTIEAHFLFFIMVPIVALYEDWTPLAAAALVVFSHHWVLGLLAPQHIYNHPAALADPLMWAIIHTLLFLAICATSIVHWTIHERARAEEEMLLNRLASQALHDPLTGLANRTLLQERLRAAFAAGVQHGEPLLVLSLDIDGFKPVNDSYGHAAGDALLLELARRIQSCTRSGDTAARTGGDEFTLLLPGSGADMAAGMARRIMDAVAEPVEVAGKVLHMTASVGVAVRCGIAAGSEAESESENIDNLLEWADQAMYAAKRAGRGRFVIHDQFRPTDTDSTLPVQPDQARAWAAYTRTLRQEIAAAKGLGRLPQQTRGPETARRTLESMLAAIDQLPAGPEPAGMLLPERTALQEFVFHHELVQQWTDSLTQQEVLNVPRPADATAFWDELRQTVSDPVDR, via the coding sequence GTGGCACCGCAATGGCTTCGTGCGATCGGCAGCTTCGTTCCCCACGGCTCAAAGCTTCCCGAGCGTGCGTGGGTCTTCCGGCACCGGATGATCGTGGGGTTTGCTCTGGTCTTATCCCTGGCCGTCACCGTTTTCGCTGTCTCCCAGGGCACTGACCCGGGGCCTGCACTCCTGGAAGGAGCCGCGCCGGCCCTGCTGTCCGCGGCTGCCCTCAAGGCCCCGTGTGGCCGCAGGCTTCGGGCTTCCCTCACCGCGGTGGCTCTGATGATCACCGCGGTCATGGTGGTGCACACGTCCGGCACCATCGAAGCGCACTTCCTGTTTTTCATCATGGTGCCGATTGTGGCCCTCTACGAGGACTGGACCCCGCTGGCGGCCGCAGCCCTGGTGGTGTTCTCCCACCACTGGGTCCTTGGTTTATTGGCACCCCAGCACATCTATAACCATCCCGCGGCGCTGGCCGACCCACTGATGTGGGCCATCATCCACACCCTCCTCTTCCTCGCCATTTGCGCCACCAGTATTGTCCACTGGACCATCCACGAACGCGCCCGGGCGGAAGAAGAAATGCTGTTGAACCGGCTCGCAAGCCAGGCCCTGCACGATCCGCTGACCGGGCTGGCCAATCGAACGTTGCTGCAGGAGAGGCTCCGCGCGGCCTTCGCAGCGGGTGTGCAGCACGGGGAGCCGCTGTTGGTGCTGTCCTTGGACATTGACGGTTTCAAACCCGTGAACGACTCTTACGGGCACGCGGCCGGCGACGCCCTGCTGCTCGAACTGGCACGTCGAATCCAGTCCTGCACCCGCAGCGGTGATACGGCCGCGCGGACCGGAGGCGACGAGTTCACCCTCCTGCTGCCGGGCTCGGGCGCCGATATGGCAGCAGGTATGGCCCGGCGCATCATGGACGCCGTCGCGGAACCCGTCGAAGTGGCGGGGAAAGTACTGCACATGACCGCGAGCGTGGGAGTCGCGGTCCGGTGCGGGATCGCGGCCGGATCCGAGGCCGAGTCCGAGTCCGAGAACATCGACAATCTGCTGGAGTGGGCGGACCAGGCAATGTACGCGGCAAAGCGCGCCGGCCGGGGCCGGTTCGTTATCCACGATCAGTTCCGGCCCACCGATACTGACAGCACCTTGCCTGTTCAGCCGGATCAGGCAAGGGCGTGGGCTGCTTACACGCGGACTTTGCGCCAGGAGATCGCTGCTGCCAAAGGCCTTGGCCGTTTGCCGCAGCAAACCCGCGGGCCGGAGACCGCGCGGCGAACACTGGAGTCCATGCTGGCAGCAATCGACCAGTTACCGGCGGGGCCGGAACCGGCCGGGATGCTTCTTCCGGAGCGCACGGCCCTTCAGGAGTTCGTCTTCCACCATGAGCTGGTTCAGCAGTGGACCGACTCGCTGACGCAGCAGGAAGTCCTTAACGTCCCCCGCCCCGCCGACGCGACCGCCTTTTGGGACGAACTGCGGCAGACGGTGTCCGACCCGGTGGACCGCTGA
- a CDS encoding flagellar FlbD family protein: MIVVTRLNGTRFAVNPDLIERIHESPDTHLVTLDGATYVVLESLADVVELIADYRAYVLSKARDFPAVTGYPLSLVPSPESTVDAGSRPTPEPPRK, from the coding sequence ATGATCGTTGTCACTCGCCTGAACGGAACGCGTTTCGCGGTTAACCCGGATTTGATCGAGCGTATCCACGAGAGCCCGGACACCCATCTGGTGACCCTCGACGGCGCCACCTACGTGGTGCTCGAAAGCCTCGCCGACGTGGTCGAACTCATCGCCGACTACCGGGCTTACGTCCTGAGCAAGGCACGGGACTTCCCTGCGGTGACCGGATACCCGTTGAGCCTTGTCCCGTCGCCGGAGTCCACAGTGGACGCCGGCAGCCGCCCAACACCTGAGCCACCAAGGAAGTAA
- a CDS encoding MotA/TolQ/ExbB proton channel family protein, translating into MDPATVIGLLLAFGSLIVMVLLEGGSLSSLVLPAPMILVFGATLAIGLAGNTLKDVIQAFKSVPGMFIGKTSKPQDSIDQMVRFAEKARSEGLLSLEEEAAGVDDPFLARALQNIADGTDAEDLRMQMEDEIDTKSRSDHASSKFFASLGGYAPTVGIVGTVVSLTHVLENLSQPDELGHMIAAAFVATLWGLLSANFIWLPFSSRLARLSELDIERRTLLMEGMLAVQSGAQPLLLAERLRSMVPEHQLKSSGSGRKAAAGDAGTMDSAA; encoded by the coding sequence ATGGATCCCGCAACAGTCATCGGACTGCTTCTCGCTTTTGGTTCCCTCATCGTCATGGTCCTCCTCGAGGGCGGCAGCCTCAGCTCACTGGTCCTCCCGGCTCCCATGATCCTGGTCTTCGGGGCCACTCTGGCCATCGGACTGGCAGGAAACACCCTTAAGGACGTTATCCAGGCCTTCAAGTCCGTGCCGGGAATGTTCATCGGGAAGACGTCGAAGCCGCAGGACAGCATCGACCAGATGGTGCGGTTCGCCGAAAAGGCGCGCAGCGAGGGTCTGCTCTCCCTTGAGGAAGAGGCCGCCGGAGTCGACGATCCATTTCTGGCCCGGGCGCTGCAGAACATCGCCGACGGTACCGACGCCGAGGACCTCCGGATGCAGATGGAGGATGAAATTGATACGAAGTCCCGCAGCGACCACGCCTCGTCGAAGTTCTTCGCATCCCTCGGCGGCTATGCCCCCACCGTCGGCATTGTCGGAACCGTGGTTTCCCTGACCCACGTCCTGGAAAACCTGTCCCAGCCCGACGAGTTGGGCCACATGATCGCCGCGGCGTTCGTCGCGACCCTCTGGGGCCTGCTGTCCGCCAACTTTATTTGGCTTCCGTTTAGTTCCCGCCTGGCCCGGTTGTCTGAACTGGACATTGAACGCCGGACCCTGCTGATGGAAGGCATGCTTGCCGTGCAGTCCGGGGCCCAGCCGCTGCTGCTCGCCGAAAGGCTCCGCTCCATGGTGCCCGAGCATCAGCTCAAGAGTTCCGGAAGCGGCCGCAAGGCGGCCGCCGGTGATGCCGGAACGATGGACTCTGCCGCGTGA
- a CDS encoding flagellar motor protein MotB has protein sequence MSGRRRPRKKPEEHHVDERWMASYMDMVTVLMCLFIVLYAMSTVDANKFEKLRNSLATGFGTVASDTVDTAEGTVVPPEAVDKNLEAFAAVEAAASPAAPEALDAAMKEVDRLRALEAQMKAGLADAGLSENVEFQIDQRGLTVKLVGSQTFFAPDRPELTDRAAQVLRIISPIIGPASLEVMVEGHAANGITAYPSTWELSSARAVNVLRFMVDRGGIAPASIGAVAFGSARQVNDDSTPELMELNRRVDIVIISDQPDVVRALIPEVLKQTRK, from the coding sequence GTGAGCGGCCGCCGGCGCCCCCGCAAGAAACCAGAAGAGCACCACGTCGACGAACGCTGGATGGCGTCCTACATGGACATGGTCACGGTGCTGATGTGCTTGTTCATCGTCCTCTATGCCATGTCCACGGTGGACGCGAACAAGTTTGAGAAGCTGCGTAATTCCCTCGCCACCGGCTTCGGGACGGTCGCAAGCGACACAGTGGATACCGCAGAAGGCACCGTGGTGCCGCCGGAAGCTGTGGACAAGAACCTTGAGGCCTTCGCAGCGGTCGAAGCCGCGGCGTCGCCGGCAGCACCCGAGGCCCTTGACGCGGCCATGAAGGAGGTGGACCGGCTCCGTGCCCTGGAGGCACAAATGAAAGCCGGCCTGGCTGATGCCGGGTTAAGCGAGAACGTCGAATTCCAGATTGACCAGCGCGGACTAACGGTCAAGTTGGTCGGTTCGCAGACGTTCTTCGCGCCGGACCGGCCGGAGCTTACCGACCGGGCGGCGCAGGTCCTGCGGATCATCTCTCCGATCATTGGCCCGGCGTCCCTGGAGGTCATGGTCGAGGGTCACGCCGCCAATGGCATCACCGCCTACCCGTCCACCTGGGAGTTGTCCTCCGCCCGCGCCGTCAACGTCCTGCGCTTCATGGTGGACCGCGGCGGCATCGCTCCGGCGTCCATCGGCGCCGTCGCCTTCGGGTCCGCACGGCAGGTCAACGACGATTCCACACCGGAACTCATGGAACTCAACCGCAGGGTGGACATCGTGATCATTTCGGACCAGCCCGACGTCGTCCGTGCCCTGATTCCGGAAGTGCTGAAGCAGACCCGGAAATAG
- a CDS encoding flagellar motor switch protein FliM, translating to MEEQEAARERTVSVYDFRRPATLAREHSRVLELAFETYARQWGTQLTAKVRVKSVVRLEDVSMLSYDEYAASLPAVTAMVLCTVEGNDSRLVVQFPAPAALGWVNRMLGASNDAPMPDRKFTQIEQALVKGLMDEALEDLGYSLGPLLSETVRVDTIQYNSQFAQAAAPSELMIVAAFTITVGDMSAPATLGVPAALLLGRLKKVNPTDNRGDAAARVSAQLERVPVELSVRLSTSFVTPSQVLGLAVGDVLTLPHLENRPFDLTLDGTRLATAAPARNGSRAAAVIVTIEENHR from the coding sequence ATGGAAGAGCAGGAAGCGGCGCGGGAGCGGACGGTCAGCGTCTACGACTTCCGGCGTCCCGCGACGCTTGCCCGGGAACACAGCAGGGTCCTGGAACTGGCGTTTGAAACGTACGCCCGCCAGTGGGGAACCCAGCTGACCGCCAAGGTCCGCGTGAAATCCGTGGTGCGGCTCGAAGACGTCAGCATGCTCAGCTACGACGAGTACGCCGCCTCCCTGCCGGCGGTCACGGCCATGGTGCTTTGCACCGTCGAGGGAAACGATTCCCGGCTCGTGGTCCAGTTCCCCGCCCCCGCCGCGCTCGGCTGGGTGAACCGCATGCTCGGTGCCTCCAACGACGCGCCCATGCCGGACCGCAAATTCACCCAGATCGAACAGGCACTGGTCAAGGGCCTCATGGACGAGGCGCTGGAAGACCTCGGATACTCCCTGGGCCCGCTGCTGAGCGAAACCGTCCGGGTCGACACCATCCAGTACAACTCCCAGTTCGCCCAGGCCGCAGCGCCGAGTGAACTGATGATCGTCGCGGCGTTCACCATCACCGTCGGTGACATGAGCGCCCCCGCCACCCTGGGTGTCCCGGCGGCACTCCTGCTCGGCCGGCTCAAGAAGGTCAACCCCACGGACAACCGGGGAGACGCCGCAGCGCGGGTCAGCGCCCAGCTGGAACGGGTACCGGTGGAACTGTCGGTCCGGCTCTCGACGTCGTTTGTCACCCCCAGCCAGGTGCTGGGCCTCGCCGTGGGAGACGTCCTGACCCTCCCGCACCTGGAAAACCGACCGTTTGATCTAACCCTGGACGGCACCCGGCTCGCCACCGCCGCTCCGGCCCGGAACGGGTCCCGCGCCGCCGCTGTCATTGTCACAATCGAGGAGAACCACCGATGA
- the fliN gene encoding flagellar motor switch protein FliN codes for MSITLTRHQSSAERLVEELPSPVALKVLALVPARAAAPHARQAVTATFVGSVTADLALMLSDRTFLDEAAGGMAGAQPGVVSVTDVLRPAMESASSVFGAGVLSDLRESDASGLLSDPDTAVFELSDGVNAAAWFAVRLREHSTGQDRAGDLFAAAAGGDAVAGRLGRINNIEMALTVEIGRTRMSVRDVLSLEPGKIIELDRSAGAPADVLLNGRLIAHGEVVVLDQDYAVRITRILDVAEGLS; via the coding sequence ATGAGCATCACCCTGACCAGGCACCAATCGTCGGCGGAACGGCTCGTTGAAGAACTGCCGAGCCCTGTGGCGCTCAAAGTGCTGGCCCTCGTGCCGGCCCGCGCCGCCGCCCCCCACGCCCGCCAGGCCGTCACCGCCACCTTTGTTGGCTCCGTCACCGCCGATCTCGCGCTTATGTTGAGCGACCGCACTTTCCTCGACGAAGCGGCCGGCGGCATGGCAGGAGCCCAGCCCGGCGTCGTCTCCGTCACCGATGTGCTGCGCCCCGCGATGGAAAGCGCCAGCTCGGTGTTCGGCGCCGGGGTACTGAGCGACCTGCGCGAGTCCGACGCCTCCGGGCTGCTCTCCGACCCCGACACCGCAGTGTTCGAACTCTCCGATGGCGTGAACGCCGCCGCCTGGTTCGCCGTCCGCCTCCGCGAACACAGCACCGGCCAGGACCGTGCCGGTGACTTGTTCGCCGCCGCCGCCGGCGGCGACGCCGTCGCCGGCCGCCTCGGCCGGATCAACAACATCGAAATGGCCTTGACCGTGGAAATCGGCCGCACGCGGATGTCCGTGCGGGACGTGCTCTCGCTTGAACCCGGCAAGATCATCGAACTCGACCGCTCCGCCGGTGCCCCGGCGGACGTCCTGCTGAACGGGCGGCTGATTGCCCACGGCGAAGTGGTGGTCCTGGACCAGGACTACGCCGTCCGGATCACCCGCATCCTCGACGTCGCTGAGGGGCTCAGCTGA